The Prunus persica cultivar Lovell chromosome G8, Prunus_persica_NCBIv2, whole genome shotgun sequence genome includes a region encoding these proteins:
- the LOC18767562 gene encoding ergosterol biosynthetic protein 28, which produces MKALSWWLMLVGSLRLVSVWFGFFDIWALRLAVFSQSPMTEVHGRTFGVWTLLTCTLCYLCAFNLENKPLYLATFLSFVYALGHFLTEYLIYHTMAIANLSTVGFFAGTSIIWMLLQWNAHQPQPSLKSE; this is translated from the exons ATGAAGGCGTTGAGTTGGTGGCTGATGCTGGTGGGTTCACTTCGCTTGGTCTCCGTTTGGTTCGGGTTCTTCGACATTTGGGCTCTCCGTCTCGCTGTCTTCTCTCAATCCCCCA TGACTGAAGTTCATGGAAGGACATTTGGTGTATGGACTCTTCTTACTTGCACACTCTGCTATCTTTGTGCTTTTAACCTTGAGAACAAGCCTCTCTACCTAGCTACCTTTCTATCATTTGTCTATGCTCTTGGTCATTTCTTGACTGAATACCTAATATATCATACGATGGCCATTGCAAATCTCTCAACTGTCGGCTTCTTTGcag GCACATCGATAATATGGATGTTGTTGCAGTGGAATGCACATCAACCTCAGCCTTCGTTGAAATCAGAATAA
- the LOC109950604 gene encoding uncharacterized protein DDB_G0283697 isoform X1, translated as MIKRTHSRNQKTKGVRVKHVLQICLLLGVCFWLIYQVKHSHDKKAALAEKNAKSSIKNLSDGELLKLGRKDLPHQEVIKNEKQQEEEEEETAGEEEEKHEVEVREEEDQKHEVDEREEEDQKHEVGEREEEDQKHEVDEREEEDQKHEVGEQEEEDPKHEAEEQEEEEAKNEDIEDEGRGAGDDEIDENEQEKKEGEADHDEDIVDEENEREEEGNEKDGDKNESEEREHQAENENSLDDQDNDTHDNNAHEAREENYKGDDASSAVTHDTQVSAENSNENSEASALEKDIKSNDNSRMVDGVMAENGTLNVTASEEKVNDAMSNPVESSLLNAAVKTESNDLPEARNNSTEINGATDLYQQNVTETVSESVHSQNETLDGMTTGEGMTIQTLVVEQANNTASQNNQSDSNSTISTKIESADGVSGESSNSSNKVETNVSENILRSDGTAETENGSSSPTIKEITDTSHNEESNGTSESGRTDKGSDSTNVTEDVVQHDPIDSSDSHIAEAEKEARTDLDTLPEIKTEGDENGEAAAE; from the coding sequence ATGATCAAGCGGACTCATAGTAGGAACCAGAAAACCAAAGGAGTCAGGGTGAAGCATGTTCTGCAGATTTGTCTACTGCTTGGGGTCTGCTTTTGGTTAATCTATCAGGTCAAGCATTCTCATGATAAGAAGGCGGCATTAGCTgagaaaaatgcaaaatcCTCAATCAAAAATTTGAGTGATGGTGAGCTTCTGAAACTTGGGAGGAAAGACCTTCCTCACCAGGAAGTCATTAAAAATGAGAAACAacaggaagaggaggaagaagaaacagctggagaggaagaagagaaacatGAAGTAGAAGTGCGAGAAGAAGAGGATCAGAAACATGAAGTAGACGAGCGAGAAGAAGAGGATCAGAAACATGAAGTAGGAGAGCGAGAAGAAGAGGATCAGAAACATGAAGTAGACGAGCGAGAAGAAGAGGATCAGAAACATGAAGTAGgagagcaagaagaagaggatcCGAAGCATGAGGCAGAAGAgcaagaggaggaggaagccAAGAACGAAGATATAGAGGATGAGGGAAGAGGAGCTGGAGATGATGAGATAGATGAAAATGagcaagagaaaaaagaaggggaAGCAGATCACGATGAGGACATTGTAGATGAAGAGAACgaaagagaagaggagggGAATGAGAAGGATGGTGATAAGAATGaaagtgaagagagagagcatcAAGCAGAAAATGAGAATTCATTGGATGATCAGGATAATGATACCCATGACAACAATGCTCATGAGGCACGAGAGGAAAATTACAAAGGGGATGATGCTTCTAGTGCAGTGACCCATGATACCCAAGTAAGTGCCGAAAACTCAAATGAGAACTCAGAAGCTAGTGCTCTAGAAAAGGATATAAAATCTAATGACAATTCACGAATGGTTGATGGTGTAATGGCTGAGAATGGTACTTTAAATGTAACCGCAAGTGAAGAGAAAGTTAATGATGCTATGTCCAATCCTGTGGAGAGCTCACTTTTGAATGCAGCAGTGAAAACAGAGTCTAATGATCTACCAGAAGCACGCAATAACTCAACAGAAATCAATGGGGCAACTGATTTGTACCAGCAGAACGTAACAGAAACTGTATCTGAGTCAGTTCACTCTCAAAATGAAACGTTGGATGGGATGACTACTGGAGAGGGCATGACCATACAAACCTTGGTTGTGGAACAGGCTAATAACACAGCTTCTCAGAACAACCAATCTGACTCAAATTCAACAATTTCTACTAAAATTGAGAGTGCAGATGGGGTATCAGGAGAATCATCTAACTCCTCTAATAAGGTAGAGACCAATGTGTCAGAAAATATCTTAAGATCTGATGGAACAGCTGAAACAGAGAATGGTTCTAGTTCTCCAACAATCAAGGAGATCACAGATACCTCTCATAATGAAGAGTCTAATGGTACCAGTGAATCTGGCCGGACAGATAAGGGTTCAGACTCCACAAATGTGACGGAGGATGTTGTTCAGCATGATCCAATTGATTCTTCTGATTCCCATATTGCCGAAGCCGAGAAAGAGGCTCGCACAGATCTGGATACATTGCCAGAGATAAAAACAGAGGGGGATGAGAATGGAGAGGCTGCAGCAGAATGA
- the LOC109950604 gene encoding dentin sialophosphoprotein isoform X2, which yields MIKRTHSRNQKTKGVRVKHVLQICLLLGVCFWLIYQVKHSHDKKAALAEKNAKSSIKNLSDGELLKLGRKDLPHQEVIKNEKQQEEEEEETAGEEEEKHEVEVREEEDQKHEVDEREEEDQKHEVGEQEEEDPKHEAEEQEEEEAKNEDIEDEGRGAGDDEIDENEQEKKEGEADHDEDIVDEENEREEEGNEKDGDKNESEEREHQAENENSLDDQDNDTHDNNAHEAREENYKGDDASSAVTHDTQVSAENSNENSEASALEKDIKSNDNSRMVDGVMAENGTLNVTASEEKVNDAMSNPVESSLLNAAVKTESNDLPEARNNSTEINGATDLYQQNVTETVSESVHSQNETLDGMTTGEGMTIQTLVVEQANNTASQNNQSDSNSTISTKIESADGVSGESSNSSNKVETNVSENILRSDGTAETENGSSSPTIKEITDTSHNEESNGTSESGRTDKGSDSTNVTEDVVQHDPIDSSDSHIAEAEKEARTDLDTLPEIKTEGDENGEAAAE from the exons ATGATCAAGCGGACTCATAGTAGGAACCAGAAAACCAAAGGAGTCAGGGTGAAGCATGTTCTGCAGATTTGTCTACTGCTTGGGGTCTGCTTTTGGTTAATCTATCAGGTCAAGCATTCTCATGATAAGAAGGCGGCATTAGCTgagaaaaatgcaaaatcCTCAATCAAAAATTTGAGTGATGGTGAGCTTCTGAAACTTGGGAGGAAAGACCTTCCTCACCAGGAAGTCATTAAAAATGAGAAACAacaggaagaggaggaagaagaaacagctggagaggaagaagagaaacatGAAGTAGAAGTGCGAGAAGAAGAG GATCAGAAACATGAAGTAGACGAGCGAGAAGAAGAGGATCAGAAACATGAAGTAGgagagcaagaagaagaggatcCGAAGCATGAGGCAGAAGAgcaagaggaggaggaagccAAGAACGAAGATATAGAGGATGAGGGAAGAGGAGCTGGAGATGATGAGATAGATGAAAATGagcaagagaaaaaagaaggggaAGCAGATCACGATGAGGACATTGTAGATGAAGAGAACgaaagagaagaggagggGAATGAGAAGGATGGTGATAAGAATGaaagtgaagagagagagcatcAAGCAGAAAATGAGAATTCATTGGATGATCAGGATAATGATACCCATGACAACAATGCTCATGAGGCACGAGAGGAAAATTACAAAGGGGATGATGCTTCTAGTGCAGTGACCCATGATACCCAAGTAAGTGCCGAAAACTCAAATGAGAACTCAGAAGCTAGTGCTCTAGAAAAGGATATAAAATCTAATGACAATTCACGAATGGTTGATGGTGTAATGGCTGAGAATGGTACTTTAAATGTAACCGCAAGTGAAGAGAAAGTTAATGATGCTATGTCCAATCCTGTGGAGAGCTCACTTTTGAATGCAGCAGTGAAAACAGAGTCTAATGATCTACCAGAAGCACGCAATAACTCAACAGAAATCAATGGGGCAACTGATTTGTACCAGCAGAACGTAACAGAAACTGTATCTGAGTCAGTTCACTCTCAAAATGAAACGTTGGATGGGATGACTACTGGAGAGGGCATGACCATACAAACCTTGGTTGTGGAACAGGCTAATAACACAGCTTCTCAGAACAACCAATCTGACTCAAATTCAACAATTTCTACTAAAATTGAGAGTGCAGATGGGGTATCAGGAGAATCATCTAACTCCTCTAATAAGGTAGAGACCAATGTGTCAGAAAATATCTTAAGATCTGATGGAACAGCTGAAACAGAGAATGGTTCTAGTTCTCCAACAATCAAGGAGATCACAGATACCTCTCATAATGAAGAGTCTAATGGTACCAGTGAATCTGGCCGGACAGATAAGGGTTCAGACTCCACAAATGTGACGGAGGATGTTGTTCAGCATGATCCAATTGATTCTTCTGATTCCCATATTGCCGAAGCCGAGAAAGAGGCTCGCACAGATCTGGATACATTGCCAGAGATAAAAACAGAGGGGGATGAGAATGGAGAGGCTGCAGCAGAATGA
- the LOC18766996 gene encoding putative F-box protein At1g65770, whose translation MSEALFLAYQNLGDYLSLSSWFPCFTLKKLLLQLRESSDKKRKQYDNQTSSCFEYSSSSGWQRVHEDIMEMIVRRLSLRDRIRTGLACKSWNSVCMRGHIRGAQEAPWLVLPQDPNCKYMSVTNLADGKVHKLRLPKRIHGSRFYGSSRGWLIMIQEKRLNSKMFLFNPVSGALCQLPPLATIPSFKEFVETEWDLCGTSFFFNHIVLSTSDINNSECMVAAIFDNLQVLVMCRPGDKTWSGFQVLDENEHHCQLLFSSTGKLYSLAISYIKSELIQPRTIKFGDVEVELILVYDNADWIVSDIEYHNDYKISLNGEYESFLFESTNNEVLVIHQTKDEGDTDYDDYQYFRTAGFEVYKIDPETGDFLKEQSLGDQTLFLSSHGSFSLRASDFIELDRNNIYFATNGIDPFNVHKPFTTREIGIFCLDNERVERSFPSVQESMGSRMSWFTPSL comes from the exons atgagTGAGGCTCTATTTTTGGCCTATCAAAATCTGGGTGACTACCTCTCTTTAAGCAGCTGGTTCCCTTGCTTCACGCTCAAGAAACTATTACTTCAACTCAGAGAAAGTTCAGATAAGAAGAGAAAGCAATACGACAACCAAACCAGTAGTTGTTTTGAGTACAGCAGCAGCAGCGGGTGGCAGAGAGTACACGAAGATATCATGGAGATGATTGTACGGCGCTTGAGTTTAAGGGATCGAATTCGCACAGGTCTTGCCTGCAAGTCTTGGAATTCAGTTTGTATGCGAGGACACATCCGCGGTGCTCAAGAAGCGCCCTGGTTAGTTCTTCCTCAGGATCCAAATTGCAAGTACATGTCGGTTACCAACCTTGCCGACGGCAAAGTTCACAAGTTGAGGCTGCCTAAGCGAATTCATGGAAGTCGGTTTTATGGCTCTTCAAGAGGTTGGTTAATTATGATCCAAGAAAAAAGATTGAATTCTAAAATGTTTCTGTTCAACCCGGTTTCAGGAGCCTTATGCCAACTTCCACCATTGGCGACAATTCCATCTTTCAAAGAGTTTGTAGAAACAGAATGGGATTTGTGTGGTACCagctttttctttaatcacATTGTGCTATCCACCTCAGATATTAATAATTCAGAATGTATGGTGGCAGCAATATTTGATAATTTACAGGTGTTGGTTATGTGTAGACCTGGAGACAAAACATGGAGTGGCTTCCAGGTATTAGATGAAAATGAACATCATTGCCAATTATTGTTTTCTAGTACTGGTAAGTTATACTCCTTGGCTATTAGTTATATTAAGAGTGAGCTCATCCAACCTCGCACTATAAAATTTGGAGATGTGGAAGTGGAATTGATCTTAGTCTATGATAACGCGGACTGGATTGTCAGTGACATTGAGTATCATAATGACTACAAAATCAGTTTAAATGGGGAATACGAATCATTCTTGTTTGAATCAACCAACAATGAAGTCTTGGTGATCCATCAAACGAAAGAT GAGGGCGACACTGACTACGATGATTATCAATATTTCAGGACTGCTGGTTTTGAAGTTTACAAGATTGATCCTGAGACTGGTGACTTTCTTAAGGAACAAAGTTTGGGGGATCAAACATTATTTTTGAGCTCGCATGGTTCCTTCTCTCTTCGGGCGAGCGATTTCATAGAGTTAGACAGAAACAACATTTACTTTGCAACAAATGGAATCGACCCCTTTAATGTTCACAAACCATTTACAACTCGTGAGATCGGCATCTTCTGCCTTGATAATGAAAGAGTTGAGAGATCCTTTCCAAGTGTCCAAGAGTCAATGGGGTCTCGAATGAGTTGGTTTACTCCAAGTTTGTAA
- the LOC18767578 gene encoding probable xyloglucan endotransglucosylase/hydrolase protein 10 produces the protein MSDNHRIVIFIGFFLTLTSIRITDCSVVSTGDFNKDFFVTWSPSHVNTSADGRTRSMKLDQESGAGFASNQMFLFGQIDMQIKLVPGDSAGTVVAYYLTSDQPNRDEVDFEFLGNVAGKPYIIQTNMFADGLGNREERVNLWFDPTKDFHTYSILWNLHQIVFMVDWVPIRVYRNHADKGVAFPRWQPMSIKTSLWNGDSWATRGGKDKTDWSKGPFIASFRNYKIDACVWKGNARFCRAESPTNWWNKKKFSTLTKTQRRLFKWVRKHHMIYDYCQDKQRFQGNLPKECSLPKY, from the exons ATGAGTGATAATCACAGAATTGTCATCTTTATTGGGTTTTTTCTTACTTTGACATCGATTCGAATTACAGATTGTTCCGTTGTTTCAACAGGCGACTTCAACAAGGATTTCTTTGTGACATGGTCTCCTAGCCATGTAAACACTTCAGCTGATGGCAGGACAAGGAGTATGAAGCTCGACCAAGAATCCG GTGCTGGTTTTGCTTCAAATCAGATGTTTTTGTTTGGACAAATTGACATGCAAATTAAACTAGTACCAGGTGATTCAGCAGGCACAGTTGTGGCCTATTAT CTGACATCTGATCAACCTAACCGTGACGAAGTAGACTTCGAGTTCCTTGGAAATGTGGCAGGCAAACCATATATCATTCAAACAAACATGTTTGCTGATGGATTGGGCAACCGTGAAGAAAGGGTCAATCTGTGGTTTGATCCAACAAAGGACTTCCATACCTATTCAATACTATGGAACCTTCACCAAATTGT GTTCATGGTGGATTGGGTTCCAATCAGAGTATACAGAAACCATGCAGACAAGGGTGTAGCATTTCCAAGGTGGCAGCCAATGAGCATAAAAACCAGCCTATGGAATGGCGACAGCTGGGCGACAAGAGGTGGCAAGGACAAAACTGATTGGTCAAAGGGCCCATTCATAGCTTCATTCAGAAACTACAAGATTGATGCCTGTGTCTGGAAAGGAAATGCAAGGTTTTGCAGGGCAGAGAGCCCTACAAACTGGTGGAACAAGAAGAAGTTCAGCACCCTAACAAAAACACAGAGAAGGTTGTTCAAATGGGTTAGAAAGCACCACATGATTTATGACTATTGCCAAGATAAACAGAGGTTCCAAGGCAACCTTCCAAAGGAGTGCTCTCTGCCTAAGTATtga